One genomic segment of Arthrobacter sp. JZ12 includes these proteins:
- a CDS encoding glycerophosphodiester phosphodiesterase family protein, translated as MAHHLTRTIAAAVAGLTLASATTAVAHAAPADQQGDAPILIGHRGAAGTAPENTVAAFKDGRASGADFFEIDVQLSADGVPFLFHDSTPARTTNVAEVFPGRENEPITSFTWAELQQLDAGSYFSEKYEGERIPHLDDAAEVATVKTGVYIEIKSPVNSPGIEQVVADELRNDPKWSRLVEADKIQVLGFDELSNRRFAAIAPEVELQQLSSVVPPRAVVETWATFADSVGTNYRTLTAQNVEDVKAAGLVLGVYTVNSPEAVQYSLDLGVDAVTTDFPIQNQRYLQGQPVFPGAGVEIADSVNNPAGDDVQPEKGEHVVLRNTSSASVDVSGAVIRDAANNILTVGEGYVLSPGAELRVYTGPGTNSAEAYYNGRTASVLNNGGDSVALWVGPRLLDVFAN; from the coding sequence ATGGCTCATCACCTCACCAGGACCATCGCAGCAGCGGTGGCTGGACTTACTCTTGCGTCCGCAACAACCGCCGTTGCACACGCGGCTCCGGCTGACCAGCAGGGTGACGCGCCCATCCTCATCGGTCACCGTGGCGCTGCAGGAACCGCTCCGGAAAACACCGTTGCAGCGTTCAAGGATGGACGTGCATCCGGTGCCGACTTCTTCGAGATCGATGTGCAGCTGAGCGCCGACGGCGTTCCGTTCCTCTTCCATGACAGCACCCCGGCACGCACCACCAACGTTGCGGAGGTTTTCCCGGGCCGTGAAAACGAGCCGATCACCTCATTCACCTGGGCCGAACTGCAGCAGCTCGACGCCGGCTCCTACTTCAGTGAGAAGTATGAGGGCGAGCGCATCCCGCACCTTGACGACGCCGCAGAGGTTGCGACCGTGAAGACAGGGGTGTACATCGAGATCAAGTCGCCAGTGAACTCGCCGGGAATCGAACAGGTTGTGGCCGACGAACTGCGCAACGATCCGAAGTGGAGCCGGTTGGTTGAAGCCGACAAAATTCAGGTGCTCGGCTTTGATGAGCTTTCGAACCGTCGTTTTGCGGCGATCGCGCCGGAAGTCGAGCTACAGCAGCTCAGCAGTGTGGTTCCTCCGCGGGCGGTCGTCGAGACCTGGGCAACTTTTGCGGACTCGGTGGGCACCAACTACCGGACCCTCACGGCGCAGAACGTCGAGGACGTCAAGGCTGCCGGGCTGGTGCTCGGTGTCTACACCGTCAATTCGCCCGAGGCAGTCCAGTACTCGCTGGACCTCGGGGTCGACGCCGTCACCACTGACTTCCCGATCCAGAACCAGCGCTACCTGCAGGGCCAGCCGGTGTTCCCGGGTGCCGGCGTCGAAATCGCCGACTCGGTGAACAATCCGGCGGGCGACGATGTGCAGCCCGAAAAGGGTGAGCACGTGGTGTTGCGCAACACCTCAAGCGCCAGTGTGGACGTCAGCGGTGCAGTGATCCGCGATGCTGCCAACAACATCCTGACGGTCGGGGAGGGCTATGTCCTGTCACCCGGCGCTGAGCTGCGTGTCTACACCGGTCCGGGAACCAACTCTGCCGAGGCCTACTACAACGGACGCACCGCTTCGGTTCTCAACAACGGCGGCGATTCCGTTGCCCTGTGGGTCGGTCCGCGGCTCCTGGACGTCTTCGCGAACTAA
- a CDS encoding haloacid dehalogenase type II: MAHLPRTIVFDVNETLSNLGPLGGAFESAGLPELYARVWFGGILRDGFALTVTNDNPAFADLATDSLQRLCVEVLGNGNHEGAVEGIMQALMSLSVHDDVVPGVEALADLAELITLSNGASSVADALIERAGIRGRFSELLSVAEAVRWKPAGDAYEYAASKLGQRPGELLLVAVHPWDIHGASRAGLRTAWINRSGAAYPAYFEKPDHEVGTLIELAEVLA; this comes from the coding sequence ATGGCCCATCTGCCAAGAACCATCGTTTTCGACGTTAATGAGACGTTGTCCAACCTGGGCCCGCTTGGAGGCGCGTTTGAGTCTGCGGGTTTGCCGGAGCTGTACGCCCGGGTTTGGTTCGGCGGAATACTGCGGGACGGCTTTGCCCTGACCGTGACCAACGACAATCCCGCCTTCGCGGACCTAGCGACCGACAGCCTCCAGCGTCTCTGCGTCGAAGTGCTCGGAAACGGGAACCACGAAGGGGCGGTAGAAGGCATCATGCAGGCCCTGATGTCTCTGTCAGTACACGACGACGTCGTTCCCGGGGTGGAAGCGCTCGCAGACCTTGCGGAACTTATCACCTTGAGCAACGGTGCGAGCTCGGTGGCCGATGCTTTGATTGAGCGGGCTGGAATCCGCGGACGTTTCAGCGAGCTGCTGAGCGTTGCTGAGGCTGTTCGGTGGAAGCCGGCCGGGGATGCCTACGAGTACGCCGCTTCGAAGCTCGGCCAGCGGCCGGGAGAGCTGCTGCTGGTTGCAGTTCATCCCTGGGACATCCATGGTGCAAGTCGGGCGGGCCTGCGCACCGCATGGATCAATCGGTCCGGTGCTGCCTACCCGGCCTACTTCGAGAAACCTGACCACGAGGTGGGCACGCTGATCGAGCTCGCAGAGGTTCTGGCTTGA
- a CDS encoding putative quinol monooxygenase — protein sequence MIFIVVKFKVKPEWSDRWIELTREFTEATRAEPGNLWFDWSRSVDDPNEFVLVEAFQDDAAGAHVNSDHFRKAMEDMPQALVETPQIISEQISATGWNRMGELTVN from the coding sequence ATGATTTTCATCGTCGTCAAGTTCAAGGTAAAGCCGGAGTGGAGCGACCGCTGGATCGAGCTCACCCGCGAGTTCACCGAGGCCACTCGTGCAGAACCGGGCAACCTGTGGTTCGACTGGTCCCGCAGTGTCGATGACCCCAACGAGTTTGTGCTGGTCGAAGCCTTCCAGGACGACGCCGCGGGTGCCCACGTGAACAGCGACCATTTCCGCAAGGCCATGGAGGACATGCCGCAGGCGCTCGTGGAGACGCCGCAGATCATCAGCGAGCAGATTTCGGCCACCGGCTGGAACCGCATGGGCGAACTGACCGTCAACTGA
- a CDS encoding FAD/NAD(P)-binding oxidoreductase, producing the protein MAESNDYKQQPDHQQPEHHQVLIIGGGNAGISLAARLKRYRVKGIAIVDPTEQHLYQPFFSHIAGGTAKAESAVRSQASVMPKGVTWVKDAATAIDPERKVVTLASGRQATYEHLVVCPGIQKNWDQIPGLKDAFDSPYAATNYSLDLAVKAWRLLSSLRSGTAIFTVPDGPITCGGAAQKPMYLACDYWRSQGVLDDIRVILAVPTETIYGVGIIDEELNRKIAEYGVELRCTTELASVDAENRVATLRNTAQGTDEHIPYDVLHATPPQSAPDWLRETGLANDDGFVAVDKKTLRHITYPTVWSLGDAAGTANSKSGAALRKQTKVLAKNLKAVLGGGKPGQEYNGYGACPFTVTRHTVVLAEYDDTRTPKPSVPGWKGLAREKRLTWWVERYGFIRLYWYFILKGRA; encoded by the coding sequence ATGGCAGAAAGCAACGACTACAAGCAGCAGCCGGACCACCAGCAACCGGAGCACCATCAGGTGCTCATCATCGGTGGAGGTAACGCAGGGATCTCCCTGGCAGCGCGGCTCAAACGCTACCGCGTCAAGGGAATCGCCATCGTCGATCCGACCGAACAGCATCTGTACCAACCGTTCTTCTCGCATATCGCGGGTGGCACAGCGAAGGCGGAATCAGCGGTCCGATCCCAGGCATCCGTGATGCCGAAAGGGGTGACCTGGGTCAAGGACGCCGCAACCGCAATTGATCCGGAACGCAAGGTAGTCACGCTCGCATCGGGCCGTCAGGCCACGTACGAACACCTGGTGGTCTGCCCTGGCATCCAAAAGAACTGGGACCAGATCCCGGGCCTCAAGGACGCCTTCGATTCTCCCTACGCTGCTACGAACTACAGTCTGGATCTCGCTGTGAAAGCGTGGCGGCTGCTCAGCAGCCTTCGCTCGGGAACCGCAATTTTCACGGTGCCGGACGGTCCCATCACCTGTGGTGGTGCCGCGCAGAAGCCGATGTACCTGGCCTGTGACTACTGGCGCTCGCAGGGTGTGCTCGACGATATCCGCGTGATCCTTGCCGTGCCCACCGAGACGATCTACGGCGTCGGAATCATCGACGAGGAACTGAACCGAAAGATCGCCGAGTACGGCGTCGAGTTGCGGTGCACAACGGAGCTGGCATCGGTCGACGCCGAGAACCGGGTCGCCACACTGAGGAACACCGCTCAAGGCACAGACGAACACATTCCGTACGACGTCCTTCATGCGACACCGCCCCAGTCCGCTCCCGACTGGCTGCGGGAGACGGGCCTGGCCAACGACGACGGCTTCGTGGCCGTGGACAAGAAAACTCTGCGCCACATCACCTATCCCACAGTCTGGTCGCTCGGTGATGCGGCTGGAACAGCGAATTCGAAATCGGGAGCAGCGCTGCGCAAGCAGACCAAGGTCCTGGCGAAGAACCTGAAGGCAGTGCTGGGAGGCGGCAAGCCAGGTCAGGAGTACAACGGCTACGGGGCCTGTCCCTTCACGGTGACTCGCCATACAGTGGTCCTGGCCGAGTACGATGACACCCGCACGCCGAAGCCCTCCGTCCCGGGATGGAAGGGGCTTGCACGGGAAAAGCGCCTGACGTGGTGGGTCGAGCGTTACGGTTTCATCCGGCTGTACTGGTACTTCATCCTCAAGGGCCGCGCCTAG
- a CDS encoding SRPBCC domain-containing protein, producing MFDQITVIRTFAAPRERVFAAWTNPEDFAVWFGSSQVTVPQESVVLDARPGGSWRAVMELPDGGTINWEGEFTEVVPPERLALTMTDQPGEDPGAPLVVTFAEVDGGTEMTLVQHAPDFTEQQKEMTVVGYKGFFDDMERIVTA from the coding sequence ATGTTCGACCAAATCACCGTCATCCGCACCTTTGCGGCTCCGCGGGAACGCGTCTTTGCCGCCTGGACCAATCCCGAGGACTTTGCCGTCTGGTTTGGGAGCTCCCAGGTAACCGTTCCGCAGGAGTCGGTGGTGCTCGATGCCCGTCCCGGCGGAAGCTGGCGTGCAGTGATGGAACTGCCCGACGGCGGAACCATCAACTGGGAGGGCGAGTTCACTGAGGTGGTACCTCCTGAGCGGCTTGCGCTCACTATGACCGACCAGCCGGGCGAGGACCCGGGAGCACCCCTCGTTGTCACTTTTGCCGAGGTCGACGGCGGCACAGAAATGACACTCGTACAGCATGCTCCCGACTTCACGGAGCAGCAAAAGGAAATGACTGTGGTCGGTTACAAAGGGTTCTTCGACGACATGGAACGGATTGTCACGGCCTAG
- a CDS encoding class I SAM-dependent methyltransferase — translation MHTHNHHHDGPRVFDESFWNARYSEKQRIWSGRPNPQLVAEAEALAPGTALDVGCGEGADALWLAARGWRVTGVDISTVALARAAEHEAELSATNNAAAPTVSWEHRDLTRDEPPAGFFDLVTAQYLHLPTDQREPLFRALARAVAPGGTLLIVGHDPSDLNGEAPRPQLPDLYFTPEDIAALLDDESPGSWEHQVRQTRPREASGPDGATLAVADAVYRGRRLS, via the coding sequence ATGCATACACACAATCACCACCACGACGGCCCTCGAGTGTTCGATGAGTCGTTCTGGAACGCCCGCTACAGCGAAAAGCAGCGGATCTGGAGCGGCCGCCCTAATCCACAGCTCGTCGCCGAAGCGGAAGCATTGGCCCCTGGAACCGCTCTCGACGTCGGATGCGGCGAGGGCGCCGATGCACTGTGGCTTGCTGCGCGCGGATGGCGGGTAACCGGCGTCGACATCTCCACTGTTGCGCTGGCACGCGCAGCAGAGCACGAAGCTGAATTGTCCGCCACGAACAACGCCGCCGCCCCCACGGTGAGCTGGGAACACCGCGACCTGACCCGCGACGAACCGCCCGCCGGGTTCTTTGACCTGGTGACAGCGCAGTACCTGCACCTGCCCACCGACCAGCGCGAGCCCCTTTTCCGGGCGCTGGCCCGCGCCGTCGCTCCGGGCGGCACGCTGCTGATCGTCGGCCACGACCCGTCTGACCTCAACGGTGAGGCACCGCGCCCTCAACTGCCGGACCTCTACTTCACCCCGGAAGACATTGCGGCACTGCTCGACGACGAAAGTCCGGGCAGTTGGGAGCACCAGGTCCGTCAGACCCGCCCGCGGGAAGCGAGCGGGCCCGACGGCGCCACGCTGGCAGTGGCCGACGCCGTCTACCGCGGGCGCCGCCTGAGTTGA
- a CDS encoding NAD(P)/FAD-dependent oxidoreductase yields the protein MTNEPNSYDVVVLGGGAAGLSAALMLGRTRRSVAVVDAGNPRNAPAYGVHGFLSREGMSPFELVSVGRTEVESYGGEIIQGTAVATARTNDPYYRFQTELDDGTVLRSRRLLLTTGLTDQLPDIPGLREQWGTGVLHCPFCHGWEVRDRHIGILGAGAKSVHQALLFRQWSNSITLFLNDATEPTDEELEQLAARGVNIVDGSVARVLSENDGDGLRGVELASGEVVPVEALVVAPRFVANTEIFAGLGLTPVQHPMGVGEHLAVDEMGATEVDGVWAAGNVANLMLQVLPAAASGTMAAIAINNSLMADELEQDLEAYRASRATSTIGAEVS from the coding sequence ATGACCAACGAACCCAACTCCTACGACGTCGTCGTTCTTGGCGGCGGAGCCGCCGGCCTAAGTGCCGCTTTGATGCTGGGGCGCACCCGACGAAGTGTCGCCGTCGTCGATGCCGGCAACCCGCGCAACGCCCCCGCTTACGGCGTACACGGCTTCCTTTCCAGGGAAGGAATGAGCCCCTTTGAGCTGGTCTCAGTGGGGCGGACTGAAGTCGAATCCTACGGCGGCGAGATCATCCAGGGAACAGCCGTCGCTACCGCACGCACGAATGATCCCTACTACCGGTTCCAGACCGAGCTCGACGACGGCACTGTCCTGCGCTCCCGTCGCCTCCTTCTAACCACCGGACTCACCGACCAGCTCCCGGACATTCCCGGACTGCGCGAACAGTGGGGCACCGGCGTTCTGCACTGTCCGTTCTGCCACGGGTGGGAAGTACGCGACCGGCACATCGGCATCCTGGGAGCCGGCGCAAAGTCCGTGCATCAGGCGTTGCTCTTCCGTCAGTGGAGCAACAGCATCACCCTCTTCCTCAACGATGCGACTGAACCCACCGACGAGGAATTGGAGCAGCTGGCCGCCCGAGGCGTGAACATCGTCGATGGTTCAGTTGCGCGGGTGCTCTCCGAGAACGACGGCGACGGCCTCCGCGGCGTGGAGCTCGCCAGCGGCGAGGTGGTGCCGGTTGAGGCACTGGTCGTTGCGCCGAGGTTCGTTGCGAACACGGAAATCTTCGCGGGCCTGGGGCTGACTCCCGTCCAGCATCCGATGGGCGTCGGCGAACATCTGGCCGTTGACGAGATGGGCGCTACCGAGGTCGACGGCGTCTGGGCCGCGGGAAACGTGGCGAACCTGATGCTGCAGGTGCTGCCTGCGGCGGCGTCGGGAACAATGGCTGCCATCGCAATCAACAACTCGCTCATGGCAGACGAACTGGAGCAGGACCTGGAGGCCTACCGCGCGAGCCGCGCAACCAGCACGATAGGAGCGGAGGTTTCCTGA
- a CDS encoding XRE family transcriptional regulator, which produces MAEDISEALAAVGPRLRALRVKRDVTLQSLAESTGISVSTLSRLESGQRKPNLELLLPLAQAHQVPLDELVGAPTTGDPRVHLRPIESQRGTVVPLTRKPGGIQAYKHVLHADMPLEEPDLKVHEGYEWLYVLNGNLRMVLGELDLVLPAGEAVEFDTRVPHWFGKADRNAVEFLSLFGRQGERLHLRAKTT; this is translated from the coding sequence ATGGCGGAAGACATCAGTGAAGCGTTGGCGGCAGTCGGACCCCGATTGAGGGCTCTGCGGGTGAAGCGCGATGTGACGTTGCAGTCCCTCGCGGAGTCCACGGGCATCTCGGTGAGCACGCTGTCGCGGCTGGAGTCGGGCCAGCGGAAACCGAACCTTGAGCTCCTTTTGCCGTTGGCGCAGGCCCATCAGGTACCGCTCGACGAACTGGTTGGCGCGCCTACAACGGGTGATCCGCGGGTCCATCTCCGGCCGATCGAGTCTCAACGAGGAACAGTTGTTCCGTTGACCCGAAAGCCGGGAGGCATCCAGGCGTACAAGCATGTGCTGCATGCCGATATGCCGCTCGAAGAGCCGGACCTGAAGGTTCACGAGGGGTACGAGTGGCTCTACGTGCTCAACGGGAACCTTCGGATGGTGTTGGGCGAGCTTGACCTGGTACTTCCAGCGGGCGAAGCAGTGGAATTCGATACAAGGGTTCCGCACTGGTTCGGCAAGGCGGACCGAAATGCCGTCGAGTTCCTCAGCCTGTTCGGACGACAGGGAGAGCGGCTCCACCTTCGCGCCAAGACTACGTAG
- a CDS encoding HNH endonuclease signature motif containing protein — protein sequence MAAGVLTLDGKDVSFLTEVHADLLSHVQKFEADYLGLDGAKVADALVEIEKVSKIVEHLQVVAARAVEDHGLATNNQQDSYRSTADYLRAKIGVSRSEANRRLRLGKDLLPEVPGPGASVEAPMPVLGAAASAGEVSGRAVTIIRNAMDKVRTVATPQQLKAMEEHLTLQAIESDEDVLRALARRWENVLDQDGQEPTDKILKARQGVFLRGRRHGLHFLEIGATDEQFEHLITAMNTATNPRVHGGDDANGLAATAEVSADSASEAAIDGDGDGGHSPDRPTRAQGLLDGLVTACRVALAGDGLPATGGHRPQVMVTINYRDLLSDLGHDGHSVFAQQLSASSIRKIACDADILPLVLGGRGQILDIGRSQRLFPPHMRRALVARDKGCAFPDCTIPATWCEAHHIVPWSAGGTTNVRDGVLLCLRHHHVIHEGNWSITSIHGMPWFRPPKYRDPSQRLRRNRYWQVEEAVHDALAS from the coding sequence ATGGCTGCCGGGGTGCTCACGTTGGACGGGAAGGATGTCTCCTTCCTAACAGAGGTGCATGCCGATCTGCTGTCCCACGTTCAGAAGTTCGAAGCCGACTACCTTGGGCTGGATGGCGCCAAGGTCGCGGACGCGCTGGTTGAGATCGAGAAGGTCTCGAAGATTGTCGAGCACCTCCAGGTGGTTGCTGCCAGGGCCGTTGAGGACCACGGGCTTGCAACCAATAATCAGCAGGACTCCTACCGAAGTACAGCGGACTACCTTCGGGCGAAAATCGGTGTCAGTCGCAGCGAGGCCAACCGCCGACTCCGGCTTGGGAAGGACCTGTTGCCCGAAGTTCCTGGGCCGGGTGCTTCAGTTGAGGCGCCGATGCCTGTGCTCGGTGCTGCCGCATCTGCTGGTGAGGTCAGCGGGCGGGCGGTCACCATCATTCGCAACGCCATGGATAAGGTACGCACCGTTGCCACTCCCCAGCAATTGAAGGCGATGGAAGAGCATCTGACACTCCAGGCAATCGAATCGGATGAAGATGTGCTTCGGGCACTGGCCCGTCGCTGGGAAAACGTGCTGGATCAGGACGGGCAGGAGCCAACGGACAAGATTTTGAAGGCCCGGCAGGGTGTGTTCCTGCGCGGCCGACGACACGGGCTGCATTTCCTGGAGATTGGTGCCACTGACGAGCAGTTCGAGCACCTCATAACCGCGATGAACACGGCCACCAACCCGCGCGTGCACGGTGGCGATGACGCCAACGGGCTCGCGGCTACGGCCGAGGTGAGCGCCGATTCAGCGAGCGAAGCGGCAATAGACGGCGACGGCGACGGCGGACATAGCCCTGATCGCCCCACCCGCGCGCAGGGGCTGCTCGACGGCCTCGTCACGGCTTGTCGTGTTGCCCTGGCCGGCGATGGACTTCCAGCAACCGGAGGACACCGCCCTCAGGTCATGGTGACGATCAACTATCGCGACCTGCTCAGCGACCTTGGCCATGATGGTCACTCTGTCTTCGCCCAGCAGCTGAGCGCTTCGAGCATTCGCAAGATCGCCTGCGACGCCGACATCCTTCCCCTTGTTCTTGGCGGTAGGGGACAGATTCTGGACATAGGGCGATCACAACGGCTCTTTCCACCCCATATGCGCCGGGCACTCGTCGCGAGGGACAAGGGTTGCGCCTTTCCGGACTGCACCATCCCGGCGACCTGGTGCGAGGCCCACCACATTGTTCCTTGGTCAGCGGGCGGAACCACCAACGTGAGGGACGGGGTACTCCTGTGTTTGCGCCATCATCACGTGATCCACGAGGGAAACTGGTCGATTACCTCCATTCACGGAATGCCCTGGTTCCGGCCGCCGAAGTATCGGGACCCGTCGCAGCGATTGCGCCGAAATCGATACTGGCAGGTTGAGGAAGCCGTCCATGATGCATTGGCGTCCTGA
- a CDS encoding GNAT family N-acetyltransferase: MTVVIDHATANDSGALATLAGITFPLACPPTSHPEDIQHFISTELSEERFTQHIADPDKILLCLREDGHLLAWSMLVKGLPKDEQVRSSLSIFPTVELSKFYVHPSHHGQGSSSRLMEASLEVAAAGTEAQGIWLGTNDRNARAIRFYEKHGFTRVGAKTFQLGRNVETDFVLERSLA; this comes from the coding sequence GTGACCGTAGTTATAGACCATGCCACCGCGAACGACTCCGGCGCTCTCGCCACGCTCGCCGGCATCACCTTCCCGCTCGCCTGCCCTCCAACCTCGCACCCGGAGGACATCCAGCACTTCATTTCGACGGAGCTTTCCGAGGAACGCTTCACGCAGCACATTGCGGATCCGGACAAAATCCTGCTGTGCCTGCGTGAGGACGGACATCTGCTGGCGTGGAGCATGCTGGTGAAGGGACTGCCGAAGGATGAGCAGGTCAGGTCCAGCCTCTCCATCTTTCCCACCGTCGAGCTGAGCAAGTTCTATGTGCACCCGTCGCATCACGGGCAGGGGTCGTCGTCGCGCCTGATGGAAGCGTCCCTGGAGGTCGCTGCGGCCGGAACCGAGGCCCAGGGCATCTGGCTGGGCACGAACGACCGTAACGCGCGGGCCATCAGGTTCTACGAGAAGCACGGGTTCACCCGGGTCGGGGCCAAGACCTTCCAGTTGGGGCGCAACGTCGAGACGGACTTCGTGCTGGAGCGGTCGCTGGCGTAG
- the aztA gene encoding zinc ABC transporter ATP-binding protein AztA, whose amino-acid sequence MSSVLVSGAVYSYGGRPAVQDISLVFQPGIHTVLTGANGSGKSTLLALAAGVVKPHSGTVTVTSGHRPAFVIQHTRTSESLPCTVQQAVEMGRWAHRRSLLPLRPHDRTMVQAAMERMGIADLRRRQLVELSGGQRQRTLIAQGLAQEADILILDEPTAGLDKSAHQLIRAAVDQELARGVTVIESSHSPEDIERADRVITLDSGRVISDTGPSHTLDRLPGSTIGTTLAS is encoded by the coding sequence GTGTCCTCTGTTCTGGTGAGCGGTGCGGTCTATTCGTATGGCGGGCGGCCCGCGGTGCAGGACATCTCGCTGGTGTTCCAACCCGGCATCCATACGGTTTTGACCGGAGCCAATGGGTCAGGTAAGTCCACGCTGCTTGCCCTGGCAGCGGGAGTTGTGAAGCCGCACTCGGGTACCGTCACGGTCACGTCGGGCCACCGACCAGCCTTCGTCATTCAGCACACCAGGACCTCCGAGTCCTTGCCGTGCACCGTTCAGCAGGCTGTGGAGATGGGGCGGTGGGCTCATCGGCGTTCGTTGTTGCCGCTTCGCCCCCATGACAGAACTATGGTGCAGGCGGCAATGGAACGGATGGGAATTGCCGACCTTCGTCGGCGGCAGTTGGTCGAACTCTCGGGAGGTCAGCGGCAGCGGACGCTCATTGCTCAGGGACTGGCACAAGAGGCAGACATTCTCATCCTCGATGAGCCCACCGCCGGTTTGGACAAGTCAGCGCACCAACTCATTCGCGCAGCTGTAGACCAGGAGTTGGCGCGTGGGGTCACGGTGATCGAGTCCAGCCACTCCCCCGAAGACATCGAGCGTGCAGACCGCGTCATCACGCTCGATTCCGGGCGCGTCATCTCGGATACAGGCCCCTCCCACACCCTGGATCGCCTGCCGGGAAGCACAATCGGGACTACCCTAGCTTCGTGA
- the aztB gene encoding zinc ABC transporter permease AztB, which translates to MEWLLEPLSASFVQRAVIGGSLAAIFCAVVGTWVVVRGMAFLGDAMAHGLLPGIAIASLLGGNLIIGAAVSAAATAAGVSAISRNKRVSQDTGIGLLFVIMLSLGVIIVSASEGFAVDLAGTLFGDVLAVGTDDILVLAAVGSVVLAAAAVFHRAFTAAAFNQQKAASLGLRPRAAHFVLLCLITLAVAASFQVVGTLLVFGLLIAPPAAALVWARSVRTVMVLGSAIGVASVVAGLWISWYAGTAAGATIALVAALSYFLSAIAAAVAGKARPTSSSPSPAPHLETEPVSRAPHSA; encoded by the coding sequence ATGGAATGGTTACTTGAACCCCTCAGCGCATCCTTCGTCCAGCGAGCCGTCATCGGCGGTTCGCTGGCCGCCATCTTCTGCGCTGTTGTGGGCACCTGGGTGGTGGTTCGCGGCATGGCGTTCCTCGGCGACGCAATGGCTCACGGACTGCTTCCCGGAATAGCGATCGCTTCCCTCCTCGGCGGCAACCTCATCATCGGCGCGGCAGTCAGCGCAGCCGCCACAGCAGCGGGCGTCTCTGCGATCAGCCGGAACAAGCGCGTCTCCCAGGACACGGGGATCGGGCTGCTCTTCGTGATCATGCTGTCCTTGGGCGTGATCATCGTGTCCGCCTCCGAAGGCTTCGCCGTGGATCTGGCCGGGACGCTGTTCGGTGACGTACTCGCCGTCGGAACGGACGACATTCTGGTGCTGGCCGCCGTCGGCTCGGTAGTGCTTGCCGCCGCCGCGGTCTTTCACCGGGCATTCACGGCCGCCGCCTTCAACCAGCAAAAGGCCGCGAGCCTGGGCCTGCGTCCGCGCGCGGCACACTTCGTGCTCCTGTGCCTGATCACACTCGCGGTGGCGGCTTCGTTCCAGGTGGTGGGCACCCTTCTCGTCTTCGGGCTCCTGATCGCGCCACCCGCAGCCGCACTGGTCTGGGCCCGCTCCGTCCGCACCGTCATGGTGCTCGGCTCGGCTATCGGTGTGGCAAGCGTCGTGGCCGGCCTGTGGATCTCCTGGTACGCGGGCACTGCCGCCGGCGCCACGATCGCCCTTGTCGCTGCCCTGTCCTACTTCCTCTCGGCGATTGCCGCAGCCGTCGCCGGAAAGGCGCGGCCGACGTCGTCATCCCCGTCCCCAGCACCCCACCTAGAAACGGAACCAGTCTCACGTGCGCCGCACTCTGCCTAA